A stretch of Chanodichthys erythropterus isolate Z2021 chromosome 20, ASM2448905v1, whole genome shotgun sequence DNA encodes these proteins:
- the LOC137009604 gene encoding uncharacterized protein isoform X2 gives MKAYSVISCSPGESVLLHCRDENSQHKDVQWQRTDIQETQNPVNVIKDQRYKDRVQIHRNLSLSINRLTVDDAGSYWCNSVKQVDLLIEGCSLSANEASESISRYSGESVFLSCFVKCSTQYKPDKIRWKLPNNREINQTTNSTELYPLYQGRFHMFGKNTGNFSLLIPNLTEKYEGLYSCWINENQHKSFNLTVKDFSKSRLRYSLMFLICLLLTGFICWRYAQAKKGRRGTRVTQRPDHQDDVTYSTVMKINRGKPAENQQQDDVTYSSVKHIKGGKRTCRKEEEVVYSTMADVSNGRSAQDDVTYSSVVCSKSHKPRSLQMNTEEAVVYASVQKDKM, from the exons ATGA AAGCATATTCAGTCATCAGCTGTTCTCCAGGAGAGTCTGTGCTGCTGCACTGCAGGGATGAAAACTCACAGCATAAAGATGTCCAGTGGCAGCGCACAGATATACAAGAAACACAAAACCCAGTGAACGTCATCAAGGATCAGCGATATAAAGACAGAGTTCAGATTCACAGGAATCTCTCACTGTCCATCAATCGACTGACTGTAGACGACGCAGGATCATATTGGTGTAATTCCGTCAAGCAGGTTGATCTACTCATTGAAG GTTGCTCTCTATCAGCGAATGAAGCATCAGAGTCGATCAGCAGATATTCAGGGgaatcagtgtttctgtcttgtttcGTCAAATGCAGCACTCAATATAAACCAGACAAGATCAGATGGAAATTACCAAACAACAGAGAAATAAACCAGACGACTAACTCTACTGAACTGTACCCACTCTATCAGGGCAGATTTCACATGTTTGGTAAAAATACAGGAAATTTCTCTCTGCTGATTCCTAACCTGACGGAGAAATATGAAGGACTGTATTCATGCTGGATTAATGAGAATCAACACAAGAGCTTCAATCTCACTGTTAAAG ATTTCAGCAAAAGTCGTCTCAGATACTCCCTGATGTTTCTGATCTGTCTGCTCCTGACTGGATTCATCTGCTGGAGATATGCACAGG CAAAAAAGGGAAGGAGAGGAACCCGAGTGACCCAGAGACCAGATCATCAG GATGATGTGACGTACTCCACTGTGATGAAGATTAACAGAGGAAAACCTGCAGAAAACCAACAACAG GATGATGTGACTTACTCAAGCGTAAAACATATTAAAGGGGGAAAAAGGACTTGTAGAAAG GAGGAGGAGGTTGTTTATTCTACTATGGCAGACGTGAGCAATGGCAGATCTGCTCAG GATGATGTCACATACTCATCTGTAGTCTGCAGCAAATCTCACAAACCAAGATCTCTACAGATGAACACTGAGGAGGCCGTCGTCTACGCAAGTGTGCAAAAAGATAAAATGTGA
- the LOC137009604 gene encoding uncharacterized protein isoform X1 produces the protein MFLCVFLLCAGLRFTTEAYSVISCSPGESVLLHCRDENSQHKDVQWQRTDIQETQNPVNVIKDQRYKDRVQIHRNLSLSINRLTVDDAGSYWCNSVKQVDLLIEGCSLSANEASESISRYSGESVFLSCFVKCSTQYKPDKIRWKLPNNREINQTTNSTELYPLYQGRFHMFGKNTGNFSLLIPNLTEKYEGLYSCWINENQHKSFNLTVKDFSKSRLRYSLMFLICLLLTGFICWRYAQAKKGRRGTRVTQRPDHQDDVTYSTVMKINRGKPAENQQQDDVTYSSVKHIKGGKRTCRKEEEVVYSTMADVSNGRSAQDDVTYSSVVCSKSHKPRSLQMNTEEAVVYASVQKDKM, from the exons ATGTTCTTGTGTGTTTTTCTGCTCTGCGCTGGACTTCGCTTCACAACAG AAGCATATTCAGTCATCAGCTGTTCTCCAGGAGAGTCTGTGCTGCTGCACTGCAGGGATGAAAACTCACAGCATAAAGATGTCCAGTGGCAGCGCACAGATATACAAGAAACACAAAACCCAGTGAACGTCATCAAGGATCAGCGATATAAAGACAGAGTTCAGATTCACAGGAATCTCTCACTGTCCATCAATCGACTGACTGTAGACGACGCAGGATCATATTGGTGTAATTCCGTCAAGCAGGTTGATCTACTCATTGAAG GTTGCTCTCTATCAGCGAATGAAGCATCAGAGTCGATCAGCAGATATTCAGGGgaatcagtgtttctgtcttgtttcGTCAAATGCAGCACTCAATATAAACCAGACAAGATCAGATGGAAATTACCAAACAACAGAGAAATAAACCAGACGACTAACTCTACTGAACTGTACCCACTCTATCAGGGCAGATTTCACATGTTTGGTAAAAATACAGGAAATTTCTCTCTGCTGATTCCTAACCTGACGGAGAAATATGAAGGACTGTATTCATGCTGGATTAATGAGAATCAACACAAGAGCTTCAATCTCACTGTTAAAG ATTTCAGCAAAAGTCGTCTCAGATACTCCCTGATGTTTCTGATCTGTCTGCTCCTGACTGGATTCATCTGCTGGAGATATGCACAGG CAAAAAAGGGAAGGAGAGGAACCCGAGTGACCCAGAGACCAGATCATCAG GATGATGTGACGTACTCCACTGTGATGAAGATTAACAGAGGAAAACCTGCAGAAAACCAACAACAG GATGATGTGACTTACTCAAGCGTAAAACATATTAAAGGGGGAAAAAGGACTTGTAGAAAG GAGGAGGAGGTTGTTTATTCTACTATGGCAGACGTGAGCAATGGCAGATCTGCTCAG GATGATGTCACATACTCATCTGTAGTCTGCAGCAAATCTCACAAACCAAGATCTCTACAGATGAACACTGAGGAGGCCGTCGTCTACGCAAGTGTGCAAAAAGATAAAATGTGA